In one Gemmatimonadota bacterium genomic region, the following are encoded:
- a CDS encoding NAD+ synthase, giving the protein MKRVAPIVTGTTPPPLALDCELTTEWLVAFLRAEFKRRGFKKAVVGMSGGVDSAVTGFLSARALGAENTIAVRMPYRTSNPQSLEHARLVTEALGTVERTIEISAAVDGYLENEPDADASRRGNVMARMRMIVLFDLSAKYHALPVGTGNKTERLFGYFTWHADDSPPINPLGDLFKTQVWELARFLGVPDAIINKPATADLIQGQTDESDFGISYANADAILNWLLTGYTPQEIVAHGFAAADVEIVRKRLGSTHWKRKLPTVAMLSPTAIGESYLRPVDY; this is encoded by the coding sequence GTGAAACGCGTCGCACCGATTGTCACGGGCACAACGCCACCGCCGCTGGCGCTCGATTGCGAGCTCACAACCGAATGGCTGGTTGCTTTTCTGCGCGCAGAGTTCAAGCGGCGCGGTTTCAAGAAGGCCGTAGTCGGCATGTCGGGGGGAGTCGACTCTGCCGTCACCGGATTTCTCTCCGCGCGCGCGCTTGGCGCTGAGAATACGATTGCAGTCAGGATGCCGTATCGCACGAGCAACCCACAATCACTGGAACATGCCAGGCTCGTAACAGAGGCGCTCGGCACGGTGGAGCGCACGATCGAGATCTCCGCCGCGGTGGACGGATATCTCGAAAACGAGCCTGACGCTGATGCGTCCCGGCGCGGCAATGTCATGGCGCGGATGCGAATGATCGTGTTGTTCGACCTCTCCGCGAAATATCATGCACTGCCTGTCGGAACGGGCAACAAGACCGAGCGGCTCTTTGGCTATTTCACCTGGCATGCAGACGACTCGCCGCCGATCAACCCGTTGGGCGATCTCTTCAAGACCCAGGTGTGGGAACTTGCCAGATTCCTTGGCGTTCCCGATGCGATCATCAACAAGCCCGCGACAGCGGACCTGATTCAGGGTCAGACGGACGAGAGCGATTTCGGCATCTCGTACGCGAACGCCGATGCGATTCTCAACTGGTTGCTGACGGGCTACACACCCCAAGAGATAGTCGCGCACGGCTTCGCTGCAGCCGACGTGGAGATCGTGCGCAAGCGCCTCGGATCGACTCACTGGAAGCGCAAGCTTCCGACAGTCGCCATGCTGAGCCCGACGGCGATTGGCGAATCGTACCTGCGGCCGGTGGACTACTAG
- a CDS encoding M20 family metallopeptidase, with protein sequence MSTKSASDGSGPRVPESVRALFPDDLALQLSALRRDLHRNPELSWQEKRTSDLLASTLEGFGVTDIKRVANTGLIARVPGRDHAAPIVALRGDIDALPIHEDTGLPFASANDGVMHACGHDVHASWAVAATRLLLESPARGDVLVVFQPAEEVGEGARAILATGALDSVRAIFGGHVDRRFEVGQIVAQEGALAASTDTFRITLTGAGSHGARPHESRDPIVGAGALIGALQTIVSRQLDPAKPGVVTVGTIRGGSAPNIIPDSVELSGTIRATTAETRALLTGEVQRMAQAIAATYGLSAAVVLKGGTPPIVNPAIGANWAREAVTHVLGADALVPLGTTNMGGEDFAEYIQKIPGCFMRIGAREKGGRVIAAHSPSYYASEDALFIGAAVLAECARVASESLAAK encoded by the coding sequence ATGTCGACAAAATCAGCAAGCGACGGCTCCGGCCCGCGCGTCCCCGAGTCCGTGCGGGCTCTGTTTCCGGACGATCTTGCCCTTCAGCTCTCGGCGCTGCGACGCGATCTGCATCGCAATCCTGAGCTGTCGTGGCAGGAAAAGCGAACGTCGGATCTCCTCGCGTCGACGCTCGAAGGGTTCGGCGTCACCGACATCAAACGTGTCGCCAATACCGGGCTCATTGCACGCGTACCGGGTCGGGACCACGCGGCGCCGATAGTCGCGCTGCGCGGAGACATCGATGCGCTACCCATCCACGAAGATACCGGATTGCCATTTGCGTCGGCGAACGACGGCGTGATGCACGCGTGTGGTCACGACGTGCATGCGAGCTGGGCGGTTGCGGCGACGCGTCTGTTGCTCGAATCTCCGGCACGGGGGGACGTACTCGTCGTCTTTCAGCCTGCTGAAGAAGTCGGTGAAGGCGCGCGCGCGATCCTCGCAACCGGCGCCCTCGACTCCGTGCGCGCGATATTCGGAGGCCACGTCGATCGCAGATTCGAGGTAGGGCAGATCGTCGCGCAGGAAGGCGCACTCGCCGCATCCACAGATACGTTTCGCATAACACTCACCGGAGCCGGATCGCACGGTGCACGGCCGCACGAGTCGCGCGATCCGATCGTCGGAGCAGGTGCGTTGATAGGCGCGTTGCAGACGATCGTCTCGCGACAGCTCGATCCCGCGAAACCGGGCGTGGTGACGGTGGGCACGATCAGGGGCGGAAGCGCACCGAACATCATCCCGGATAGCGTGGAGCTGAGCGGCACCATTCGCGCCACGACCGCTGAGACGCGCGCGCTGCTCACCGGTGAAGTGCAGCGCATGGCACAGGCAATCGCCGCAACGTATGGACTCAGCGCCGCTGTCGTGCTCAAGGGTGGCACTCCGCCAATCGTGAATCCCGCGATCGGCGCCAACTGGGCGCGCGAGGCAGTCACTCACGTGCTCGGCGCCGACGCGCTCGTGCCGCTTGGCACCACCAACATGGGCGGCGAGGATTTCGCCGAGTACATCCAGAAGATTCCCGGCTGCTTCATGCGAATCGGTGCACGCGAGAAAGGCGGTCGCGTGATCGCCGCGCATTCGCCGTCATACTATGCATCCGAGGATGCACTGTTCATCGGTGCTGCCGTACTGGCGGAATGCGCCCGCGTCGCGTCGGAGTCGCTGGCGGCGAAGTAA
- the menC gene encoding o-succinylbenzoate synthase translates to MIRIQEIKLHEIRLPLKEPFRISSGLCTERRIMLLKVRDADGVTVWSECVAGERPNYASETIDEAWLVITEYVAPRVFGTEFEQAAHLHPALELNFRGHNMAKAAIEMASWALVAERDGMPLARLLGGTRTEIPTGISIGIQESPDALVARVGRALADGYRKIKLKIEPGHDLDFIRAVRNAYPDAPLMADANNAYTLKDAAHLKLLDPLHLVMIEQPLAHDDIVRHAELQHMLTTPICLDESITSVDRAEDMITLKSGRIINIKPGRVGGFQQARAIHDLAARHGIPVWCGGMLESGIGRSYNVALASLPNFTIPGDLSPSARYWERDIIKPEWTMSPDGMMQVPLTRAGIGVAVDEDRIDDLTVRSTTLSA, encoded by the coding sequence ATGATTCGAATTCAGGAGATCAAGCTTCACGAAATCCGGCTTCCGCTCAAGGAGCCATTTCGTATCTCGTCCGGATTGTGCACGGAGAGGCGAATCATGCTTCTCAAGGTGCGCGATGCGGACGGCGTCACGGTGTGGAGCGAATGCGTCGCGGGCGAGCGTCCGAACTACGCCTCGGAAACGATAGACGAGGCGTGGCTCGTAATCACCGAATACGTTGCGCCGCGCGTGTTTGGAACGGAGTTCGAGCAGGCTGCGCACCTTCACCCGGCGCTGGAGCTCAATTTCCGTGGCCACAACATGGCGAAGGCCGCGATCGAGATGGCCTCATGGGCGCTCGTCGCAGAGCGGGATGGCATGCCGCTCGCGCGACTGCTCGGCGGCACGCGCACCGAGATCCCGACCGGAATATCGATAGGTATCCAGGAATCACCCGATGCGCTGGTTGCACGCGTCGGACGTGCGCTGGCTGACGGTTACCGCAAGATAAAGCTCAAGATCGAGCCGGGTCACGACCTGGACTTCATTCGCGCGGTACGCAACGCGTATCCCGATGCACCATTGATGGCGGACGCGAACAACGCCTATACGCTCAAGGACGCCGCGCATCTCAAGCTGCTCGACCCGCTTCACCTCGTTATGATAGAGCAGCCGCTTGCACATGACGACATCGTGCGGCACGCCGAGCTGCAGCACATGCTCACGACGCCGATCTGCCTGGATGAGTCGATAACCAGCGTCGACCGCGCCGAGGATATGATCACGCTCAAGAGCGGCCGCATCATCAACATCAAACCCGGCCGCGTTGGCGGATTCCAGCAGGCTCGCGCAATTCACGATCTGGCCGCCAGACATGGAATACCGGTCTGGTGTGGCGGCATGCTCGAGAGTGGAATCGGTCGCTCCTACAACGTCGCGCTCGCATCGCTCCCGAACTTCACGATTCCCGGCGACCTGAGCCCGAGCGCGCGCTACTGGGAGCGCGACATCATCAAGCCGGAATGGACTATGAGCCCCGACGGCATGATGCAAGTCCCGCTGACTCGTGCAGGCATCGGCGTCGCGGTCGACGAGGATCGTATCGATGATCTCACGGTCCGCTCCACCACGCTCAGCGCGTAG
- a CDS encoding GNAT family protein: MTEHVRYVEQFPMRVGPVTLEGSRVRLIPMTLDHVEALFKAADFPEIWEHTTTQPMQTIADIRTYIETALAEQAAGETIPFVTTDRVTGEVLGSTRFADISPNDRRLAVGWTWLRPDRQHTGVNGEAKALMLQQAFDVWGALRVEIRTDVRNTRSRAAIERIGGTYEGTLRQHMIVDGRVRNTAYYSVIDTDWRDPGHRAYKNARSYGIIPRAEPLV, from the coding sequence ATGACAGAGCACGTGCGGTACGTCGAGCAGTTCCCCATGCGCGTCGGCCCGGTAACGCTGGAAGGAAGTCGTGTCCGGCTGATACCAATGACGCTGGATCACGTTGAAGCATTGTTCAAGGCGGCTGACTTCCCTGAGATATGGGAGCACACCACGACTCAGCCGATGCAGACGATCGCCGACATCAGGACATATATAGAAACCGCACTGGCCGAGCAGGCGGCCGGTGAGACGATTCCCTTCGTAACGACGGATCGCGTTACCGGCGAAGTGCTCGGCTCCACGCGTTTTGCCGACATCAGCCCCAACGACAGACGCCTCGCGGTTGGTTGGACGTGGCTGCGGCCCGACCGTCAGCACACCGGCGTCAACGGCGAGGCAAAGGCGTTGATGCTTCAGCAGGCGTTCGACGTCTGGGGCGCGCTGCGGGTCGAGATCAGGACCGACGTACGCAACACCAGATCGAGAGCCGCGATCGAGCGGATCGGTGGCACCTACGAGGGCACGCTGCGCCAGCACATGATCGTCGACGGCCGCGTACGCAACACAGCGTATTACAGCGTCATAGACACCGACTGGCGGGATCCCGGTCACCGTGCCTACAAGAACGCACGTTCCTACGGCATCATCCCCAGGGCCGAGCCACTCGTCTGA
- a CDS encoding penicillin acylase family protein: MRSLLVVPLFVCASTIVGAQTGPPGIAQHVEVRRTEHGVPHIRADNMEAAGYGLGYVQIEDYGARVAMGLLHSRGEMGRWFGRDSIEGDFNARLTYETAVRGYPTLDTDTRAIYDGFAEGVNRYIELHPEEFPAGFAPHFTGYDVLAHEVSGASAREAARFLDRIDPKARRGRNAEPEVAVASRIAGGQDPPDEGSNAWAFAPSRTRSGHAILLRNPHLNWNSGYYEAQLTVPGVMDFYGDFRIGSPFGVVGGFNRDLGWSTTNNSPLLSQIYSLEVDSTQVDHYLLDGASIPLQRQLTTVEFRNGNGLSSETRESFRTTLGPVIYRGNGKIYVLKAAGDGDVRGGEQFLRMMRAHSLAEWKDAMRMRARITSNFTYADRAGNILYVWNASIPKLPLPSGGDTAAVPITRTSEAWTSFIPFDSLPQLLNPKGGYVENSNDPPYFTNLRQPLDRSKYPAYFPEPRLGLRQQLALSLIDNDRKLNLQDVLALKHSYRMLLADRVRDDLVREVRASNPSPDVAKAIDMIARWDKTVAPASRGGVLFEMWWRKYVDHTRPDTMYAVQWTEKQPASTPSGIRFPDRSVDAFKWAVEETTRRFGSPDVAWGDVHRVRIGKVDVPVGGCNGDIGCFRVLWYKDDPDGKREANGGDGWILAVEFDNEPQAYSVLAYGESSREDSPFHSDQAEMFARGELKRVYWQEKDVETHTIQRYRPGEKR; this comes from the coding sequence ATGCGGTCGCTCCTTGTAGTTCCGCTCTTCGTCTGTGCCTCCACGATCGTGGGGGCACAGACTGGTCCGCCAGGCATCGCGCAACACGTAGAGGTGCGGCGCACCGAACACGGTGTGCCGCACATTCGTGCAGATAACATGGAGGCGGCCGGCTATGGCCTGGGGTACGTTCAGATCGAAGATTACGGTGCTCGCGTCGCGATGGGGTTGCTGCACTCGCGGGGTGAGATGGGTCGCTGGTTCGGACGCGACAGCATCGAAGGCGACTTCAATGCACGTCTGACATACGAGACAGCCGTTCGCGGCTATCCAACGCTCGATACGGATACACGCGCGATTTATGACGGATTCGCCGAGGGCGTTAATCGTTACATCGAGTTGCACCCCGAGGAGTTTCCAGCGGGATTCGCGCCTCACTTCACCGGCTACGATGTACTCGCGCACGAAGTGTCGGGCGCGTCAGCGCGTGAGGCTGCGCGGTTCCTCGACAGGATCGATCCCAAGGCGCGACGCGGCAGAAACGCCGAGCCCGAAGTTGCAGTTGCGTCACGGATCGCAGGCGGTCAGGATCCGCCTGACGAGGGCTCCAACGCATGGGCCTTCGCGCCCAGCCGCACCAGGTCGGGACACGCGATTCTGTTGCGCAACCCACATCTGAACTGGAACTCCGGTTACTACGAGGCGCAGCTCACGGTGCCTGGAGTCATGGATTTCTATGGCGATTTCCGCATCGGCAGCCCGTTCGGAGTCGTCGGAGGCTTCAATCGCGACCTTGGCTGGTCGACGACCAACAATTCACCGCTGCTTTCCCAGATATACTCGCTCGAGGTCGATTCGACGCAGGTGGATCACTACCTGCTCGATGGCGCGTCGATTCCGTTGCAACGCCAACTGACGACCGTGGAGTTCCGCAATGGTAACGGCCTCTCGAGCGAGACGCGCGAATCGTTTCGCACCACGCTAGGTCCGGTCATCTATCGCGGCAACGGCAAGATCTACGTACTCAAGGCAGCTGGCGATGGTGATGTTCGCGGTGGCGAGCAGTTCCTGCGCATGATGCGCGCGCACTCGCTCGCCGAGTGGAAGGACGCGATGCGCATGAGGGCGCGCATCACTTCCAACTTCACCTACGCGGATCGTGCCGGCAACATTCTCTACGTGTGGAACGCTTCGATACCGAAGCTCCCGCTGCCCAGTGGTGGTGATACTGCCGCGGTACCGATCACTCGTACGTCGGAAGCGTGGACCAGTTTCATACCGTTCGACTCGCTGCCGCAGTTGCTCAACCCGAAGGGTGGTTACGTAGAGAATTCGAATGACCCGCCGTACTTCACAAACCTCCGGCAACCGCTGGACCGTTCGAAATACCCAGCGTACTTTCCCGAACCGCGGCTCGGTCTGCGTCAACAGCTTGCGCTCAGCCTGATCGACAACGATCGCAAGTTGAACCTTCAGGATGTACTTGCGCTCAAGCATTCGTACAGGATGCTGCTCGCAGATCGCGTTCGTGATGATCTGGTCAGGGAAGTCCGCGCGTCCAATCCGTCACCGGATGTTGCAAAGGCGATCGACATGATCGCCAGATGGGACAAGACGGTCGCGCCTGCGAGTCGCGGCGGAGTGCTGTTCGAGATGTGGTGGCGCAAGTACGTCGATCACACTCGGCCCGACACGATGTATGCCGTGCAGTGGACCGAGAAGCAGCCCGCGTCGACGCCAAGCGGGATTCGCTTTCCCGATCGCTCCGTCGACGCGTTCAAGTGGGCTGTAGAGGAGACAACGCGACGCTTCGGATCTCCGGACGTTGCATGGGGCGACGTGCATCGCGTGCGAATCGGAAAGGTCGATGTTCCGGTTGGTGGCTGCAATGGTGACATCGGATGCTTCCGCGTTCTGTGGTACAAGGACGACCCGGACGGCAAGCGCGAAGCAAACGGTGGCGACGGCTGGATTCTCGCGGTGGAGTTCGACAACGAGCCACAGGCTTACTCCGTACTCGCTTACGGAGAGAGCTCACGGGAGGATTCACCTTTCCACAGCGACCAGGCGGAGATGTTTGCTCGCGGTGAGCTCAAGCGCGTATACTGGCAGGAGAAGGATGTGGAGACGCACACCATCCAACGTTACCGCCCTGGGGAAAAGCGGTAG
- a CDS encoding RagB/SusD family nutrient uptake outer membrane protein translates to MTIRSRSFVLRWAAPLAVVGTLALAACNVADVLKVTDPDVINPSDVQSAAGASAVRYGAIARLNSATSGGSTGSEGLFLLSGLLADEWNNGDSFIDRQSVDERVINPSNSFLTDVDRMLHRARLAATQAVQLLQKYSPNGPPSDIAEMYFVQAYVENAIGENYCNGLILSTITNGTEVYGSPMSTTDAFKLALAHADSGIALITGTSAADLRVKDALLVTRGRILLNLDRPADAAVAVAGVPTSFVYQNLHSQATTDNQIWSYNNIARRYSVSTGEGTNGLNFATANDPRVPICTGGDTKCKAIGATFNTRDDGSTPLFVQMIWPTRDASVTIVGGVEARMIEAEAAFRAGNPAGAIAKLNQARSEGGVAGLPATLTDPGTDAARVDLIFRERAFWLFSTGHRVGDMRRLIKFYNRPAESVFPTGAWHKGGNYGPDVNFPVPQAEQNNPNLPSAQTCTDRNA, encoded by the coding sequence ATGACAATACGTTCGCGCAGCTTCGTGCTGCGCTGGGCAGCGCCGCTCGCGGTTGTTGGTACGCTCGCGCTTGCCGCTTGCAACGTCGCTGACGTGCTGAAGGTTACAGATCCGGACGTCATCAATCCGAGTGACGTGCAGTCCGCTGCCGGTGCGTCTGCAGTCCGGTACGGGGCGATAGCACGACTCAATTCCGCAACCAGCGGCGGCAGCACCGGTTCGGAAGGGTTGTTCCTTCTGAGCGGCTTGCTGGCCGACGAGTGGAACAACGGCGACTCGTTCATCGACCGCCAGTCGGTGGATGAGCGCGTGATCAATCCATCGAACAGTTTCCTTACGGACGTCGATCGGATGCTGCACCGTGCGAGATTGGCGGCCACGCAGGCGGTGCAGCTGCTGCAGAAGTACAGTCCAAACGGCCCGCCGTCGGATATCGCCGAGATGTATTTCGTTCAGGCGTATGTGGAAAACGCGATCGGTGAGAATTACTGCAACGGTCTCATACTGAGCACCATCACCAACGGCACGGAAGTGTACGGCTCGCCGATGTCGACGACCGATGCGTTCAAGCTTGCGCTCGCGCATGCGGACAGCGGCATCGCGCTGATCACGGGAACGTCCGCTGCCGATCTGAGGGTGAAGGATGCGCTCCTGGTGACACGCGGCCGGATCCTGCTCAATCTCGACAGGCCGGCAGACGCGGCGGTGGCAGTGGCAGGCGTGCCAACCAGTTTTGTGTACCAGAATCTGCATTCGCAGGCGACGACCGACAACCAGATATGGAGCTATAACAACATCGCACGCCGTTACAGCGTCAGCACTGGTGAAGGTACGAATGGCCTGAACTTCGCCACTGCGAACGATCCGCGGGTACCGATCTGCACGGGTGGTGACACCAAGTGCAAGGCGATCGGCGCCACGTTCAACACGCGAGACGACGGATCGACTCCGCTATTCGTACAGATGATCTGGCCGACGCGCGACGCTTCGGTGACGATCGTCGGCGGTGTCGAAGCGCGTATGATCGAAGCCGAGGCGGCATTCCGCGCAGGCAACCCCGCCGGCGCGATCGCCAAGCTCAACCAGGCGCGCAGTGAAGGCGGTGTCGCCGGACTTCCAGCGACGCTGACCGACCCCGGTACGGACGCGGCACGCGTCGACCTGATATTCCGTGAACGTGCCTTCTGGCTGTTCTCCACGGGACATCGTGTAGGCGACATGCGCCGGCTCATCAAGTTCTACAACAGACCGGCCGAGTCGGTGTTCCCGACGGGCGCATGGCACAAGGGCGGAAATTACGGTCCGGACGTGAACTTCCCTGTTCCGCAGGCGGAACAGAACAATCCAAACCTGCCCTCTGCGCAGACCTGCACTGACCGCAACGCGTGA
- a CDS encoding SusC/RagA family TonB-linked outer membrane protein, which yields MITDLLRARGRGAIGAFVLLVSFAGVAAAQTGTVTGHVMVRGTTQPIPDAHVTVTGTNLGASTNASGAYRISGLKPGTYRLRALRIGYAEQQQSVTITDAQSATVDFALEAVATKLEGVVTTVTGQQRKIEVGNAIAQIDAAKDVQTKAVANVADLLTSRAAGVQVTPGLNTGGGSRIRIRGTSSLSLSNNPIYVIDGVRVEGTTGSSTLSVGGTTPDRIDDINPEEIASIEVVRGPSAATLYGTDAANGVIVITTKHGTSGKTELKYFTEQGVHVDNNTYPDAYTGWTTGKTAATTSSVSNRVNCYLTAQAYGTCTQDSVTSYNLYKDPQSTPNGAGYRQAHGLQLSGGSPAVRYFMSGQWESEDGVLKVPEFDQAYLAAHNLKLRPEAADPNHMGKISTRANFNMALSPQFDLAFNTGYISQNMRLPTSDDSGTEGVAGNTYAGPGFKYNINPATGDTLYGWRQITPRDIYQVYTNQAIQRVITGGNSNWRPTDWFTVRADLGLDYINRTDTQLCRFAECPNLGGDSRLGFKIDNRTNFFTYTANLSGSATHKINDAVGSTTTVGLQFVRSLFDRNGAQGIHLSPGATTITGAGTLTADESTTETRTLGAFLEERLAFGDNLFLTGAVRSDRNSAFGANFKTVLYPKVSASWVISNQSFFPKLSWVNQLRLRSAYGASGVEPGTTDAVQYYTATNALTSSGNAPALVFSALGNQNLKPERSSEFELGADGTFFGGRISSEITYYSKQSKDALVSRVLPPSLGTGTTARLENLGHVSNKGWEALVTLIPIQHVGYGWDITFNGSTNTNELVSLGGVPPIVLSSTLQDREGYPLNGWWTKPILSYSDKNHDGVIEYNKDPTLSEVTVGDTAAYLGNSMPKYQLAMTNGIEFFHRLFRVEAMFDYKGDYKIYNNTERIRCASRNNCSGLINPASSLFEQARTVAVRETPSRTVGGFIEPGDFIRFRELNLTYTAPDRIANKILHSRNLAITLAARNLGIVWTKYSGVDPEAFATTGDAPSEFQAFGPPTYYMLRFSIGF from the coding sequence ATGATTACTGATCTGCTTCGCGCCCGCGGTCGTGGCGCGATTGGCGCGTTCGTGCTGCTTGTGTCGTTCGCTGGGGTGGCTGCAGCCCAGACGGGAACCGTTACGGGACACGTGATGGTGAGGGGCACCACCCAGCCGATTCCCGACGCGCACGTGACCGTCACGGGGACCAACCTTGGCGCATCGACCAATGCGAGCGGCGCGTACAGGATTTCCGGTCTGAAGCCGGGAACGTACAGGTTGCGCGCGCTGCGCATCGGCTACGCAGAGCAACAGCAGTCAGTCACCATCACAGACGCTCAGTCGGCAACGGTCGACTTCGCGCTCGAAGCAGTCGCGACCAAGCTCGAAGGGGTCGTGACGACCGTGACGGGCCAGCAGCGAAAGATCGAGGTCGGTAACGCGATCGCGCAGATCGACGCGGCCAAGGATGTTCAGACCAAGGCCGTGGCGAACGTGGCAGATCTGCTCACTTCGCGCGCGGCCGGCGTTCAGGTTACGCCCGGTCTCAACACGGGTGGCGGATCGCGCATCCGCATTCGCGGAACGAGTTCCCTGTCGCTCTCCAACAATCCGATCTACGTCATCGACGGAGTTCGCGTGGAAGGCACGACCGGATCATCGACACTGAGCGTGGGTGGAACGACGCCGGACCGAATCGACGACATCAATCCTGAAGAAATTGCTTCCATCGAAGTAGTTCGCGGCCCATCAGCGGCGACACTGTACGGCACCGACGCGGCCAACGGCGTGATCGTCATCACGACGAAACACGGCACCTCCGGGAAGACGGAGCTCAAGTACTTCACCGAACAGGGAGTACACGTCGACAACAACACCTATCCGGACGCGTACACCGGCTGGACGACGGGCAAGACGGCGGCGACGACGTCGAGTGTGTCCAACAGGGTGAATTGTTATTTGACCGCCCAGGCTTACGGAACGTGCACGCAGGACAGTGTGACCAGCTACAATCTCTACAAGGACCCTCAATCGACGCCGAACGGGGCAGGTTATCGCCAGGCGCACGGGCTGCAGTTGAGTGGCGGATCACCGGCGGTTCGCTATTTCATGAGCGGCCAGTGGGAGAGCGAGGACGGCGTGCTCAAGGTGCCGGAGTTCGACCAGGCGTATCTCGCGGCGCACAATCTCAAGCTTCGCCCGGAAGCGGCCGACCCGAATCACATGGGCAAGATCTCGACGCGTGCGAACTTCAACATGGCGCTCAGTCCGCAGTTCGACCTCGCGTTCAATACGGGATACATATCGCAGAATATGCGACTTCCAACGAGCGATGACTCGGGAACCGAAGGAGTCGCCGGCAACACGTACGCGGGACCGGGATTCAAGTACAACATCAATCCGGCGACCGGCGACACCTTGTATGGTTGGCGTCAGATCACGCCACGCGACATCTACCAGGTCTACACCAATCAGGCGATCCAGCGCGTCATCACTGGAGGCAACTCCAACTGGCGTCCGACCGACTGGTTCACGGTCCGCGCGGATCTCGGCCTGGACTACATCAATCGCACTGACACGCAGCTCTGCCGTTTCGCAGAGTGCCCGAATCTGGGCGGCGACAGCCGGCTTGGCTTCAAGATCGACAATCGTACCAACTTCTTCACCTACACGGCGAACCTGAGCGGCAGCGCGACCCACAAGATCAACGACGCTGTTGGATCGACCACGACGGTCGGTCTTCAGTTTGTTCGCAGCCTGTTCGATCGCAATGGCGCACAGGGCATTCACCTCTCTCCCGGCGCGACGACGATCACCGGCGCCGGCACACTCACCGCCGACGAGTCGACCACCGAGACCCGCACGCTCGGTGCATTCCTCGAAGAGCGCCTTGCATTCGGTGACAACCTGTTCCTGACCGGCGCGGTGCGCTCGGATCGCAACAGCGCATTCGGTGCGAACTTCAAGACTGTTCTGTACCCCAAGGTTTCCGCATCCTGGGTCATCTCGAACCAGTCGTTTTTCCCGAAGCTCAGCTGGGTCAATCAGCTGCGTCTGCGCAGTGCGTACGGCGCATCCGGTGTCGAGCCGGGAACCACCGACGCGGTCCAGTACTACACGGCAACCAACGCGCTTACCTCCAGTGGCAATGCGCCCGCACTGGTCTTCTCGGCGCTCGGCAACCAGAACCTCAAGCCGGAGCGATCTTCCGAGTTCGAGCTTGGCGCGGACGGAACGTTCTTCGGCGGCCGGATATCCAGCGAGATCACGTACTACAGCAAACAGTCCAAGGACGCACTCGTCAGTCGCGTTCTACCGCCGTCACTCGGCACCGGAACCACTGCACGTCTCGAGAACCTCGGGCATGTGAGTAACAAGGGTTGGGAGGCGCTGGTCACGTTGATACCGATCCAGCACGTTGGATACGGTTGGGACATCACATTCAACGGATCGACGAACACCAATGAGCTCGTGAGCCTGGGCGGCGTGCCGCCGATCGTGCTGAGCTCGACGCTCCAGGATCGCGAGGGATATCCGCTCAACGGTTGGTGGACGAAGCCGATCCTGAGCTACAGCGACAAGAATCACGACGGTGTCATCGAGTACAACAAGGATCCGACACTGAGCGAGGTCACCGTGGGCGATACCGCGGCGTATCTCGGTAACTCGATGCCGAAATACCAGTTGGCGATGACGAACGGCATCGAGTTCTTCCATCGCCTGTTCCGCGTGGAAGCGATGTTCGACTACAAAGGTGACTACAAGATCTACAACAACACCGAGCGCATTCGCTGCGCGAGCCGTAACAACTGCTCCGGTCTGATCAATCCTGCGTCATCGTTGTTCGAGCAGGCGCGTACCGTGGCAGTGCGAGAGACGCCAAGCCGAACCGTCGGCGGCTTCATAGAGCCCGGCGACTTCATCCGCTTCCGCGAGTTGAATCTGACGTACACGGCTCCGGACCGCATCGCGAACAAGATTCTCCACAGCCGGAACCTGGCTATCACGCTCGCAGCACGTAACCTCGGTATTGTCTGGACCAAGTACAGCGGTGTCGATCCCGAAGCGTTTGCGACGACGGGCGACGCACCTTCGGAATTCCAGGCTTTCGGTCCGCCGACGTACTACATGCTCCGCTTCTCCATCGGCTTCTAG